ATGCGTTCGATCAGTGCTCGGGTTTTGGTTGAAGGTTGATTGCGGTTTCTTCAAGGGCGACCAATTAGGATTATTTAGGTGATGTATTGATAATTTTGTAAGTCCCATAACTTAAGCTTTATGGATAGTAttgagggtgtcgggaactcggtGTGAGTTTGGTAACCGACAGAAGTATCGTGCTAAAGGGAGTTGGACGACTAATGGGAGTTGGACGGCTCGTGGGAGTTATGGAGTGGTTATGCGACGCGGGTCTCTAAATTATTCGTAAGATTAGCTCGTTGATTCCGGAACTTTAGGGATTCGTGTACTTATTTTACTCTCCAAAGGCAAAGAAATTTGCGGCTGACCGATGGCAAAAACCATGTTTCTTCTCGAGTAGATGCGGTTTAATTTCTTACTCGTATAGTGGAAGTGTGCTTGGGAATGAGGCGATGAGATTGTGAATTCATAGCGCTATGAGGTGGGTCAGTGTGCCATTGTGAGATTTTTTGATTACCGGAAAGGAAAATCAGAGATATATGAAGATTCTGTATGAGTGATCGTTCACAAGATTATATGTGTTAGAGCGATGAGTAAGGTGGTTTTGCCTCCTTGTTATATATCGTTATTTGAAGTTTTCCATACTTCAATGGATCTTCTACTGTAAAAAGATGATCTTCTGGTGTAAGAAAATGGTGGTGCAAGAAACCGAGATAGCCGAAGCTAGTAAGGGGGATTGGATTATTAGTCAGCAGTTTGAGTGTCGAAAGTCTTCCCTTCCGGTGTGGAAAAGCGGTGCGTCATGGATGGTTATTCAGTGGTGTTTAAATGGAGTTCTATAATTAGGTGATTTAGAGTTACTGTGGGTGTGATTGAGCAACGTTGACGGTTGAGGCAGTTTTGATTTCCGATTTCGACTATGTACGTTGAAGAACTCTTTATCGAAATTATGCCAACTCGACGTGGTTGGAGTGTGCATGTCCCATGTGCTCTTGACGATATGCATGGGTTCCTTGACAAAGTTGGAAAGAATATTGGTGTAgcgtttgttcaaagtctccaagtgggagattgttgagtatGGAGAGCTTTAAACAATGAAAAAGGAGTTGAGACCATTGCCAAACGCGAGGGGTTTGTCGCCAAACGTGAGGGTCTAAAATCATGTGTGAAGTCAGCGCGAGCAAGTTGTTCAAAAGCGAGAATATGGTTCAAATAATGGGTCGTGATTTGCGATCCAAGGTCGCCAGACAGAAGATCTTGCTTGGACAGAAAGTCGTTCGATTTGTTCCTTAAAATATTTAACTCTATAGATTGTAACCGTGGTCTCCTTTAACATTGTGCACGAAATTTATAGTAGAAAATCACCTGTAATTTGTGTACGTGGACTAAACATTTCACCGTGTTTGAAGTTgaaatataaccacgttaaattcttgtgtcaGTTTACGTTTATAGTTTTGCTTTAATTTATTAGTTTGTAGTTTGTGGGTGATGTGATTGCGGTAAATCATATATCTTCTTTGGGttctataaatcctaataatctttACAAAAGTTCTCACGTTGGATGGCCACGGAAGGGTTGAAAGCGGTCACGGTATAATTTCACTTAAGCCGTGAGTAAAAATATTTGCCCTTTCCTAGTAGAGTGAAAAGAAAAAGACTTATTTGTTTACATAGTTTTCTGAAATTATATGATCCAAATTGAAAAGATACGGTGGAAAACTATAATGAAACGCGAAAATAAACATGGTTATTTTCTGTGGACTTGGTTAACTAAAACACATTCACATTACATTATTAAAAAAATGGTACATGCTTCAATCAAACAGTTAACCCTTTGTGAAAGATCGTAGTGGGGACAGCAAAACGAGCTGAAAACGATCTCGAAAGACCATCATAATCGTTCAGCGTGAACCCTTCATCGAAATTTTGAGCATACTCACAAGGATCATAACTAAACCGTGTCGAATTCGAAATCCCATGCACTTTCTTCTTATTTTTCTTCCTTCCTTTCTTGATTTTTCGCCATAATATTCTCCAAATTGGTGCTTGTAAACCTACGTATATACTCTCAGCAATGATCACATTGTTGTTGGTAGTGTATTGTCGCCGGAATTGGGTCCGGCAGCCGGAGTTGCACCAGCCAATGGTGGCTTCCATGGTTAAAAAGTTAAAGTACAAAATGGGAATGGTTTTGGTTTTAGGTGAGGGCAGGATCTAAGACATGACATCCAACAAGCATTCCTTAAATGTATGTTGTAGATGAGTGGATGGACAAATATGGTATTTTATAATGTACCAACTATAGAATGCTGTTAAGTGGATGGAGTTATTTATTAGGGATATGGTAAAAAGGAAAAATTCACATGTTAcattttgattaaaaaaaaaaaaagttaaccaATTAAACAGATTTGAAATGACAGAAGTTAGCTTGTATCTTAATGACAACTAGATTGATACAGAAAGTTATGTGGTTTTTATAATTGGGTTATTCAAGATGATATTATTTTAACTCTGATGTATCCGGTTAATCTGAAATAGTTTGTGACTGTTTTCTAAATCTTCATTGCAAGGAGTTGAGGGTTCATTGGACTATCTTGACATGGTTAGATTGAtacgtattaatatttttaagcttGGTAGCGATTTATAGTTTTAATACAAGTATGTTAGTAAAACAAGTGTTATTTGTCTTTGATATTGTCGTACTAATTTatgataaataaataagtaaaactaTAATTTATAAATAAGTAAAACATTGACTCGACAAAGTGAATACTGTTCAAAAATATTGCAGTCGATGGATGATAATTTATATGGTTGGGATTTGGAGATTGATTAACAGAGATTTTGAAATTAATTGCGTTTGAATCTGTGTAGGGTAGCACGTGACTAAATGTGTCTACGAGCAGtggcggaaaaaaaaaaaaaaaaatttatcggaggtttttttttttctctttaaatCGTAGCAATTTTTTGGCAAATATGGATGGATGTTTTTGGGTAATATATGAAAGTTTTTGGATAATATATGAATGTTTTTGGGTAAAATATGAAGATTTTTGACCAAAATACTAAGATTTTTAGACAAATAGGAGGCTTTAGGGGCAAATAGAAAGACTTTTAGACTAAAAAAAAAATCTACTAGGTcaaaattaaaaaaatccaaaatttgcactaaaaattttgaattcacttgGTGGGTGCCCCCACTTGTCCTTACTACTTCCGCATGTGTCCCTGCGATGGTAGCCTAGTGATTGGAGAACATGCAGCATACCGCGGTGGTCATGGGTTCAATCTCTGCCTCATGTCCCTTTAAGCATGGGTTACACGATTTTCCTTTCACATGTTAGTCGTGAGACCGGTCGGTGTGGGGCCGCTAGAGGGTCGATTtaccctcttttttttttttttacttccacCCCTGTGTCTACGAGTGATCAATATTAAAAGTCTAATGTTCCAACcatcaatcatcaatcatcaatcaatcaattaaattaaataacATAAAATTGAAAACTTAGAGAGAAAAATATAGGAGGGCACAAGTTTGAAATGAATAGAGATTTTGAAGTGGGTAGGGAGCATATGTTGATTGCGAGCTGTAAATACTATGTAAAATAAAAGCAATTAGAAACAGAAATAAAGACAACGATAAAGATCATAAAAACATCATTATAAATCAAATCACACTATTTAGTAACTACCATTTGAATAACCATGATGGTGGTGTTGACATGGTAAGACCCCGACCTTTCAATATGAAGGTTGAGGGTTCGATTCCATGGAACTACCAAGTTATTCTCCCTCATGACCACGCAAattcgcctgcaatgactccgggATGCTCGCAAAGTGAATGGTCGCCCTGAGATTAGTCAAAAAGGTTGGATACCCAGGTAAAAGAATAAACTACCATTTGAATATTGGCgggtatattatatattataacaaaCACGAGtaaatttcatcatcagagaaaaAAAATTCGGGCGATGTGGGGCAATGTGGTCATCAAATTCATCACTTGAGCTGACAACCATCGACACGCATCCTCCTCCACCAATTGCGCTTCAACAATGCCACAACGACCTCTTGTTCCGCAATAACCTCCATATCATACATCACATCGATATCCAATTCATCACATTGAGATCAAGCTAGTGATCTCTATTTTTTACTAATAAATCATATTTAACTTGTTTTTTAAACCTGTAAAAGAAAAAAAAGATTCCGTGTGACAATTTATGTAAATTTTTATAAGCAAAACCTTAGcaaagtttttatatttttaccagTTAGAGACAATTACAACTCGAATAGACCCATTTTACCTATAAACTGGTTGATATTGTCACATTCAGTGTTTACTGATTCGGGCTTCAAATTATATGGTTTCTTTGTCTCTCACATATATGATTCGCCATAGCTCTATATCTTGACCACGCTCATACTTATTTCCGAACTGTGGGATCTTTGTAACATCAATTCGTGTTCCAACAAAAGATCCACTTTGAACCTCATTCAGTTCCGCATAATCTGCTTTTGAAAAGTAACCAAAAAATAGTACTAACTATTACTCTGTATACGGTAATTAAGATTGCAAAACTAGCTGGACTAGGTAACGGGTCAAAATATTTTGTAACAGATTGACCCACAACTTTTTTGCCCAATGTTTAGTTTTATAATGAGTTAATGTGTTAGTCTGTAGATATGCAGACACACActgattcaaataataataataattactcattTAATATTGAATATTGATAAAAACTAATTTTCTTTGATAAAATTATCCAACCGTATTTAACGTTTGAATACACTTTGGGTGACTTAAAAACTGATTTAACACGTTTCCTTTCTAATCAGATCTTTTAGCTTGACCCGTTTGAGATGCAACACAAATTAAATCAGCGCATTTTATATGTACATGGGTTATAATTGACACATCTAGAAAATGTATCGCTCTTAGATAAAGGGACCTTACCGCTTTCGTCCTTCACGTAACTTCGAAAACACGAGTAACCATTTGCAACGACATCAAGATCATCAAGACTGAAGTTGTAACGTTTTTCAAGAGCCAAATATAACACCTGAAATAAGAGGAACGCATTACGAGCTGCTGTAAACAAAAGCAGTGGTgaaaattaaaatatgaaatctagtGGTAATCTCAGCCCAGTCATTTATGAATAGGTCAATATGGGTTATAGTTTATACCTAACTCAAAAGGTGAAAATCCTGCCAAATGTAAATTTGAAGGTCTTACATCAACCTAAacttttgttttaaaaattagttTAAATTAGAGTTGCAATAAAAAAGTTTTGTAGTCCTATTTTATGCAATTATGCAATAACAGTAAAAGCGGACTCATAGTATTTAAGAGTTGACTAGACCTGTTTCGGCATGTGCTATAACTAGACTCACCCGTCTTGCCACCTCTCCCTTCATGTCCAAACATGGTGTCTTTTTACACCACTGTATCTTATTGAAACCCTTCTTATAAACATTACATCCTTTGAACTGGTACCTTGTTTTTACCGTGCGACATTAACCTTTTTAATGTACTGAATAATGCATCAGTGAGGTCATCACTGTAAATTACGTCAGCAGCTACCAGTAAAGATGCCTTCTCAAGTTCTTCAAGTTCTGATAGATTCCATGCATAACTATATTACAGAAGCCTAATCATAGGTTAGCAAACAAAGGTGCCTGTGAGAAATTTAGGTgtagtatttttttttttcctGGTTTTGAAGACACCTTTGAACAGGGCCCAAGCCCACCACCACACAGATGATGTGGATATTTTGACCCATCTTATCTAATACAGTCATTTTGGTTGAAATTTGTCTAAAGTGTAAAGTGTAGTCTCTTCCCTCCACATCATTTTGTAAATACTTTTTTTTGTGAAAATTAAGAAGATATATCATCTCTTTTTAAAATAGTACAGTTACTGTCATCTAACACATCactcatgtaaaaaaaaaaaaaaaaaaaaaaaaaactgatataGATGTCGCTGATATCACCTGTGACAAGAATCAGGGTTGCCTTGCGTAGGGGGCCATGAAGCCTTCCAATCAAGTTCGCGTACATAAACTGAAGTTTTAGAAGGTAGCATTGCAGAATTGAGACGCACATTGCTAGCACAATTATAAAGTATGTCGACCCCATGATCTCATGATGATAAATACAAATAAAAGCAATCAGAATACATAAATAAGAG
This genomic window from Rutidosis leptorrhynchoides isolate AG116_Rl617_1_P2 chromosome 2, CSIRO_AGI_Rlap_v1, whole genome shotgun sequence contains:
- the LOC139894166 gene encoding uncharacterized protein isoform X1 → MDGCQTHEIPAPDVKDHVMSEIHLGCPPNYSKPFVSHFTFSLPPDVEYNGSKYVYREITELKQQQEVSVDDDGDLALPRRNKRSIDKLVMAIQHNITSSIPNVGLQVWRAELVLSDFVLHKMFTSSEFDGIVAVELGAGTGLVGMLLARVAKTVFLTDHGVDILYNCASNVRLNSAMLPSKTSVYVRELDWKASWPPTQGNPDSCHSYAWNLSELEELEKASLLVAADVIYSDDLTDALFSTLKRLMSHGKNKVLYLALEKRYNFSLDDLDVVANGYSCFRSYVKDESDYAELNEVQSGSFVGTRIDVTKIPQFGNKYERGQDIELWRIIYVRDKETI